From a single Brassica rapa cultivar Chiifu-401-42 chromosome A01, CAAS_Brap_v3.01, whole genome shotgun sequence genomic region:
- the LOC103867478 gene encoding uncharacterized protein LOC103867478 has translation MVRIKRTYTTPKTTTITKRRKKLAKEEEEDDTPLTGIFCLKQRQDMKIAEEKEDCFILDFDPNDSFDSEKLSSSENPESDDDVAIVHEKGQVACRDYPHPRHLCLKYPFGSTNHQLHCNNCYCYVCDVAAPCPHWTPVAYESHCEASAERRWNRLRELHRK, from the exons ATGGTGAGGATCAAGCGAACCTATACTACACCGAAGACGACGACGATTaccaagagaagaaagaagctcgctaaggaagaagaagaagacgatacACCTCTCACAGGCATCTTCTGTCTTAAACAAAGACAAGACATGAAGATCGCCGAGGAGAAAGAGGATTGCTTTATCCTCGATTTCGATCCCAACGATTCGTTTGACTCAGAGAAGCTCTCCTCCTCTGAGAACCCAGAAAGTGACGATGACGTGGCGATTGTCCATGAGAAAGGCCAG GTAGCTTGTAGGGATTACCCACACCCAAGGCATCTCTGCTTGAAATATCCATTTGGATCAACCAATCACCAACTCCATTGTAACAAC tgCTACTGTTATGTATGTGATGTGGCTGCGCCTTGCCCACATTGGACGCCTGTTGCTTACGAATCGCATTGTGAAGCATCGGCGGAAAGAAGGTGGAACCGTTTACGGGAGCTTCACCGCAAGTGA